The Tenacibaculum jejuense genome includes a window with the following:
- a CDS encoding Fur family transcriptional regulator, with the protein MGIIRKTKAVKILLDLFENEFSAILAVDLVERLKNEMNKTTVYRALDRLEDEGIVHSFVGKNGLKWYAKCKNNCTSDHHNDIHPHFECKKCKKVICLPVEVSIPNIPNYTIDNTAIFITGTCDNCND; encoded by the coding sequence ATGGGAATCATTAGGAAAACAAAAGCAGTAAAAATTTTACTTGATTTATTCGAGAATGAATTCTCAGCAATTTTAGCTGTTGATTTAGTAGAACGATTAAAAAATGAAATGAATAAAACTACGGTTTATCGAGCATTAGATCGTTTAGAAGATGAAGGTATTGTACATTCTTTCGTTGGAAAAAATGGTTTAAAATGGTATGCAAAATGTAAAAATAACTGTACTTCTGACCATCATAATGACATTCATCCGCATTTCGAATGTAAAAAATGTAAAAAAGTAATCTGTTTACCAGTAGAAGTTTCAATTCCAAACATTCCAAATTACACCATCGATAATACTGCTATTTTTATAACTGGTACTTGCGACAATTGTAACGATTAA
- a CDS encoding MATE family efflux transporter yields MQHDISFKYINKLAIPALITGVAEPLLSTTDLAIVGNIKENATESIAAIGIVGAFLSMLIWVFGQTRSGISSIVSQYVGAQRIDEIKNLPAQATVIIVGVSLLILGLSYPFAKEIFQFYNASGQVLEYSVDYYKIRAFGFPFTLFTIAVYGTFRGLQNTFYPMVIAIIGTVVNIVLDLAFVYGIEGYIPAMHIEGAAYASVIAQIVMAVIALVLLYKKTSISLRFKLPFNQEIPRFISMVLNLFVRTIALNLALYFGTSYATAYGNEYIAAYTIGLNLWLMGAFIMDGYSSAGNILSGKLLGAKAYKTLVELGNRLILYGFLLGIALAIISFILYQPIGRLFTQETEVLTSFYEVFWVILLMQPFCSLAFIYDGMFKGMGEMEYLRNLLLLSTGLVFIPTLLFFDYLDYKLYAIWIAFFAWIIARGLPLILKFRSKFLRLSKDEL; encoded by the coding sequence ATGCAACACGATATTAGTTTTAAATATATTAATAAATTAGCTATTCCTGCTTTAATAACTGGTGTTGCAGAACCTTTGCTATCTACAACAGATTTAGCCATTGTTGGAAACATTAAAGAAAATGCTACCGAAAGTATTGCTGCTATTGGAATTGTTGGTGCTTTTTTATCTATGCTAATCTGGGTATTTGGCCAAACTCGTAGTGGAATTTCTTCTATTGTTTCTCAATATGTTGGCGCACAGCGTATCGATGAAATTAAAAATTTACCTGCACAAGCCACAGTAATAATTGTTGGTGTTAGTTTACTAATTTTAGGATTAAGTTATCCGTTTGCAAAAGAAATTTTTCAGTTTTATAATGCATCCGGACAAGTTTTAGAGTATTCTGTTGATTATTATAAAATCAGAGCTTTTGGTTTTCCTTTTACTTTATTTACAATCGCTGTTTACGGAACTTTTAGAGGTTTACAAAACACGTTTTATCCTATGGTTATTGCAATTATAGGAACTGTTGTAAACATTGTTTTAGACTTAGCTTTTGTTTACGGAATTGAAGGATATATTCCTGCCATGCATATCGAAGGAGCTGCCTATGCAAGTGTTATTGCACAAATTGTAATGGCTGTAATTGCTTTGGTTTTATTATACAAAAAGACTTCAATTTCTTTACGTTTTAAACTACCATTTAATCAAGAAATTCCGAGATTTATTTCTATGGTTCTTAATCTATTTGTTAGAACTATAGCTTTAAATTTAGCTTTGTATTTCGGAACTTCTTATGCTACAGCTTACGGAAACGAATATATCGCTGCCTATACAATTGGACTCAACTTATGGTTGATGGGTGCATTTATAATGGACGGATATTCTTCTGCAGGAAATATTTTATCAGGAAAATTATTAGGTGCAAAAGCTTATAAAACTTTAGTAGAACTAGGAAATCGTTTGATTTTATATGGGTTTTTATTAGGAATAGCTTTGGCAATTATTAGTTTTATTTTATATCAACCTATCGGAAGGTTATTTACACAAGAAACCGAAGTTTTAACGAGCTTCTACGAAGTGTTTTGGGTGATTTTACTAATGCAACCTTTCTGTTCTTTGGCGTTTATTTATGACGGAATGTTTAAAGGTATGGGAGAAATGGAATATTTGCGAAATTTATTATTGTTATCGACAGGATTAGTATTTATTCCAACATTGCTTTTTTTCGATTATTTAGACTATAAATTATACGCTATTTGGATCGCTTTCTTCGCTTGGATTATTGCTCGTGGATTACCACTAATTCTTAAGTTTAGAAGTAAGTTTTTAAGATTGTCTAAAGACGAATTATAA
- a CDS encoding 6-pyruvoyl trahydropterin synthase family protein produces the protein MSKIRITKKFTFETAHALYGYDGKCKNIHGHSYKLFVTVIGEPISDTNNPKYGMVIDFGDLKKIVNKEIVDEFDHSTLFNKNTPHLELAEYLKELGHHILLVDYQPSSEMMVIDFAKKISGNLPEGIRLHSLKLQETESCYAEWFASDNI, from the coding sequence GTGAGTAAGATTAGAATAACAAAAAAGTTCACTTTCGAAACAGCTCATGCTTTATATGGGTATGACGGAAAGTGTAAAAATATTCATGGACACAGTTACAAGTTATTTGTTACTGTAATCGGTGAACCAATATCTGATACCAATAACCCAAAATACGGAATGGTAATTGATTTTGGTGATTTAAAAAAGATCGTAAATAAAGAAATCGTTGATGAGTTTGATCACTCGACTTTATTCAATAAAAATACACCTCATCTCGAATTAGCTGAATATCTTAAGGAACTTGGACATCATATTCTTTTAGTGGATTATCAGCCGTCAAGCGAAATGATGGTCATTGATTTTGCTAAAAAAATATCTGGAAATTTACCAGAAGGAATTCGTTTACATTCATTAAAGTTACAAGAAACTGAAAGTTGTTATGCAGAATGGTTTGCATCAGACAATATTTAG
- the amaB gene encoding L-piperidine-6-carboxylate dehydrogenase encodes MTDFGIKEALKTLGVNDINEGTSTGSKWFSNGELIESYSPVDGKLIAKVKASTKEDYENVMTAATEAFKTWRVMPAPQRGEIVRQFGEKLREKKEALGKLVSYEMGKSYQEGLGEVQEMIDICDFAVGLSRQLHGLTMHSERPGHRMYEQYHPLGVVGIISAFNFPVAVWSWNTALAWICGDVCVWKPSEKTPLCGVACQNIITEVLQENNLPEGISCLVNGDYVVGEFISKDTRIPLVSATGSTRMGKIVASEVAGRLGKSLLELGGNNAIIVTPDADIKMTVIGAVFGAVGTAGQRCTSTRRLIIHDSIYDKVKNAVVDAYKQLRIGNPLDENNHVGPLIDKDAVAMYNKALEKVVAEGGNIIVEGGVLEGEGYESGCYVKPAIAEAANDYEIVQHETFAPVLYLLKYSGDVENAINLQNGVAQGLSSAIMTNNLREAERFLSHAGSDCGIANVNIGTSGAEIGGAFGGEKETGGGRESGSDAWKIYMRRQTNTINYTTELPLAQGIKFDL; translated from the coding sequence ATGACAGATTTTGGTATTAAAGAAGCATTAAAAACCTTAGGGGTTAATGATATAAATGAAGGAACATCTACAGGTTCTAAGTGGTTTTCTAATGGAGAACTTATTGAAAGTTATTCTCCAGTAGATGGAAAACTAATTGCTAAAGTAAAAGCTTCTACTAAAGAAGATTATGAGAATGTAATGACTGCCGCTACTGAAGCATTTAAAACTTGGAGAGTAATGCCAGCTCCTCAACGTGGTGAAATTGTACGTCAGTTTGGAGAGAAATTGAGAGAAAAGAAAGAAGCTTTAGGTAAATTAGTTTCTTATGAAATGGGTAAAAGTTACCAAGAAGGTTTAGGTGAGGTTCAAGAAATGATTGATATCTGTGATTTTGCTGTCGGATTATCGCGTCAGTTACATGGGTTAACAATGCATTCTGAAAGACCAGGACATAGAATGTATGAACAATATCATCCGTTAGGAGTTGTAGGAATTATTTCTGCATTTAACTTTCCAGTAGCTGTTTGGTCTTGGAACACAGCTTTAGCTTGGATTTGTGGTGATGTTTGTGTTTGGAAACCTTCTGAGAAAACTCCATTATGTGGTGTAGCTTGTCAGAACATAATTACTGAGGTTTTACAAGAAAACAATTTACCAGAAGGAATTTCTTGTTTAGTAAATGGAGATTATGTAGTTGGAGAGTTTATTTCTAAAGATACTAGAATTCCTTTAGTTTCTGCTACAGGTTCTACTCGTATGGGTAAAATTGTTGCTAGTGAAGTTGCAGGTCGTTTAGGTAAAAGTTTATTAGAATTAGGAGGAAATAATGCAATTATTGTTACTCCGGATGCTGATATTAAAATGACAGTAATTGGAGCTGTTTTTGGAGCTGTAGGAACAGCAGGACAACGTTGTACTTCTACACGAAGATTAATTATTCATGATTCTATTTACGATAAAGTAAAAAATGCAGTTGTAGATGCTTATAAACAATTACGTATTGGTAATCCTTTAGATGAAAACAATCATGTGGGACCGTTAATCGATAAAGATGCAGTTGCAATGTATAACAAAGCTTTAGAGAAAGTTGTAGCTGAAGGTGGAAACATTATTGTAGAAGGAGGAGTTTTAGAAGGTGAAGGATATGAAAGTGGTTGTTATGTAAAACCTGCTATTGCAGAAGCTGCAAATGATTATGAAATCGTTCAACATGAAACATTTGCTCCAGTTTTATATTTATTAAAGTATTCAGGTGATGTAGAGAATGCAATTAATTTGCAAAATGGTGTTGCACAAGGTTTATCTTCTGCAATTATGACCAACAATTTGCGTGAAGCTGAACGTTTCTTATCGCACGCTGGATCAGATTGTGGTATTGCAAATGTAAACATAGGAACTTCTGGAGCTGAAATTGGTGGAGCTTTTGGTGGTGAGAAAGAAACTGGAGGAGGAAGAGAATCTGGTTCAGATGCTTGGAAAATTTATATGCGTCGTCAAACAAATACAATTAATTATACTACAGAATTACCTTTAGCACAAGGAATTAAGTTCGATTTATAG
- the pth gene encoding aminoacyl-tRNA hydrolase — MMNFLSLVGRIFGQKQESEEDIMKKFLIVGLGNIGEKYDNTRHNIGFKIVDAFVKENEASFSTEKLGDLAQLKVKGKTVFVLKPNTYMNLSGKAVLYWMKKENIQIENVLIITDDLNIDFGKLRIKSRGSAGGHNGLKDIQEKLNTGSYPRFRFGVGSEYKKGRQVDFVLGQWSDEEESQLIERIPKSVNAITSFINAGISNTMNEFNGK, encoded by the coding sequence ATGATGAATTTTCTTTCCTTAGTTGGTAGAATTTTTGGCCAAAAACAAGAATCAGAAGAAGATATTATGAAGAAATTTTTAATTGTAGGTCTAGGAAATATTGGTGAAAAGTATGATAATACTAGACATAATATAGGCTTTAAAATTGTAGATGCTTTTGTAAAAGAAAACGAAGCTTCTTTTTCTACAGAGAAATTAGGTGATTTAGCACAATTAAAAGTAAAAGGAAAAACTGTTTTTGTATTAAAACCAAACACTTATATGAATTTAAGTGGAAAAGCTGTTTTGTACTGGATGAAGAAAGAAAATATTCAAATTGAAAATGTATTAATTATTACGGATGATTTGAATATAGATTTTGGAAAACTAAGAATAAAAAGTAGAGGTAGCGCAGGTGGACACAATGGTTTAAAGGATATTCAAGAAAAATTAAATACAGGTTCTTATCCTAGATTCCGTTTTGGTGTAGGTTCAGAATATAAAAAAGGAAGACAAGTAGACTTCGTTTTAGGACAATGGAGCGATGAAGAAGAGAGTCAGCTTATAGAGAGAATACCAAAAAGTGTAAACGCGATTACATCGTTTATAAATGCTGGAATTTCAAATACTATGAATGAGTTTAATGGTAAGTAA
- a CDS encoding GNAT family N-acetyltransferase: MISLVRTDSENKDFRALVKQLDAFLAVTDGDDHDFYNQYNKLDLIKHVVLIYVDNEPLACGAIKQYDTTTMEIKRMFTSEKARGKGLASQILKALEIWAKELSFNRCILETGIRQVEAVHLYKKNNYKIIENYGQYSGLEESICFEKRI, translated from the coding sequence ATGATATCTCTTGTTAGAACCGATTCAGAAAACAAAGATTTTAGAGCTTTAGTAAAACAATTGGATGCTTTTTTAGCTGTTACAGATGGTGATGATCATGATTTTTACAATCAATACAACAAACTCGATCTTATCAAACATGTTGTTCTTATTTATGTTGATAACGAACCTTTAGCTTGTGGAGCCATTAAACAATACGATACAACTACAATGGAAATTAAAAGAATGTTTACTTCTGAAAAAGCAAGAGGTAAAGGTTTGGCTTCACAAATACTAAAAGCATTAGAAATTTGGGCAAAAGAACTTTCTTTTAATCGATGTATTTTAGAAACTGGAATTAGACAAGTTGAAGCAGTTCATCTTTACAAAAAAAACAATTATAAAATCATAGAAAATTACGGACAGTATTCTGGTTTAGAAGAAAGTATTTGTTTTGAAAAAAGAATTTAA
- a CDS encoding outer membrane beta-barrel protein codes for MEDKNIDRLFQEKLKDFEVMPNPELWQNIENKLSKKKKKRIIPFWWLSSGAAAILLITLLITNPFKDDSNIDFSTPINDHFPVVETQQMNIDTIISTTKEKISKEEVVTEMVNNNINQKKNNSVTSTKIEIAKSETNKSFKEKLKTKTNSSKKETNKILKKKQVNELKNNVLIADNKVEKTKSKKDKISKKTKEKKQALVALVDENFKEEEKIKISKKWSVTPIVGVTGSSAFSGGSSIDKSLNSNSISTDGTLAYGIKVGYQLNEKWSIRTGLQFQKNIINTENVGLFSSTTSDNNLKAVNFSINDTFTFISLEPTEKDGLSLGPDSQGTNTAQIGNIAQTYSYFEIPVEVQYQFYENKTFKTQFVTGFSTLFLNENSVALNSSILNQPIGEANNLNALNFSGNLGINIDVQLSKKLNLNFNPMLKAQLNTFSENSNGFSPFIFGIYSGVTFDF; via the coding sequence ATGGAAGATAAAAACATAGACAGATTATTTCAAGAAAAGTTGAAAGACTTTGAAGTAATGCCAAACCCAGAATTATGGCAGAATATTGAAAATAAACTTTCAAAGAAAAAAAAGAAAAGAATCATACCTTTTTGGTGGTTATCTTCTGGAGCCGCAGCAATTTTATTAATTACTTTACTAATTACAAATCCTTTTAAAGACGACTCTAATATTGATTTTTCTACACCAATAAATGATCATTTCCCTGTTGTTGAAACGCAACAAATGAATATTGACACAATAATTTCAACGACAAAAGAAAAAATATCAAAAGAAGAGGTTGTAACCGAGATGGTAAACAATAACATAAATCAAAAGAAAAATAATAGTGTAACAAGCACAAAAATTGAAATTGCTAAATCTGAAACGAATAAAAGTTTCAAAGAGAAATTAAAAACTAAAACTAATTCATCTAAAAAAGAGACAAATAAAATTTTAAAAAAGAAACAAGTAAATGAACTTAAAAACAATGTTTTAATAGCAGATAATAAAGTAGAAAAAACAAAAAGTAAAAAAGATAAAATATCTAAGAAAACAAAAGAAAAAAAACAAGCATTAGTAGCTTTAGTTGATGAAAATTTTAAGGAAGAAGAGAAAATCAAAATTTCAAAAAAATGGAGTGTTACACCCATTGTTGGAGTTACAGGGTCAAGTGCATTTTCTGGTGGATCTTCAATAGATAAAAGCTTAAACTCCAATTCTATTTCAACAGATGGAACTTTAGCATATGGAATAAAAGTAGGATATCAATTAAATGAGAAATGGTCAATTAGAACAGGTTTGCAGTTTCAAAAAAATATTATAAATACAGAGAACGTAGGTTTATTTTCTAGTACAACTTCTGATAATAATTTAAAAGCAGTTAATTTTTCAATTAATGATACATTTACCTTTATTAGTTTAGAACCTACCGAAAAAGACGGTTTATCATTAGGACCAGATAGTCAAGGTACTAATACTGCTCAAATAGGAAATATCGCACAAACATATAGTTATTTTGAAATACCTGTAGAAGTTCAATACCAATTCTATGAAAACAAAACATTTAAAACTCAGTTTGTAACAGGGTTTAGTACTTTGTTTTTAAATGAAAACTCCGTAGCGTTAAACTCAAGTATTTTAAATCAACCTATAGGAGAAGCAAATAATTTAAATGCATTAAATTTCAGTGGAAACTTAGGAATTAATATTGATGTTCAATTATCTAAAAAATTGAATTTAAACTTTAATCCAATGTTAAAAGCGCAGTTAAATACATTTTCAGAAAACTCTAATGGATTTAGTCCTTTTATTTTCGGAATATATTCTGGAGTAACATTTGATTTTTAA
- a CDS encoding suppressor of fused domain protein — MEKSKSGSPIYRYDENNKNKFEIASGESSLEAISDHIEKHVGEIDMVFHEIVSDQVHIDVHWVKPTATKPFHTLVTSGMSDKPMNTPEGIEGCNYAELSICLPEDWKISEEDFKDESNYWPIRWLKFLACFPNEYNTWLAYGHTMPNGDPAQPFDAKTKLSSVVLLPSIVFNEQFHTLTLENKSIDFYTLIPLYQEELDLKMTKGVESLFNGFDKHNISDVLNLTRPNIAKRKKLFGLF, encoded by the coding sequence ATGGAAAAGTCTAAATCAGGATCGCCAATTTACAGATACGACGAAAACAATAAAAATAAATTTGAAATAGCTTCTGGAGAATCTTCTCTGGAAGCTATTTCAGATCATATAGAAAAACACGTAGGAGAAATCGATATGGTTTTTCATGAAATTGTTTCTGATCAAGTACATATTGATGTACATTGGGTTAAACCAACTGCAACAAAACCTTTTCACACTTTAGTTACTTCTGGTATGAGCGATAAACCTATGAATACTCCAGAAGGTATTGAAGGTTGTAATTATGCAGAATTAAGCATTTGTTTACCTGAAGATTGGAAAATTTCTGAAGAAGATTTTAAAGATGAAAGCAATTACTGGCCAATTCGATGGTTAAAATTTTTAGCATGTTTTCCTAATGAATACAACACATGGTTAGCTTACGGACATACTATGCCAAATGGAGATCCTGCGCAACCTTTTGATGCTAAAACTAAACTAAGTTCTGTTGTTTTATTACCTTCTATTGTTTTTAATGAACAATTTCACACGTTAACTTTAGAAAATAAATCTATAGATTTTTACACATTAATTCCTTTATATCAAGAAGAGTTAGATCTTAAAATGACCAAAGGTGTTGAATCTCTTTTTAATGGTTTTGATAAACACAATATTTCTGATGTTTTGAATTTAACTAGACCTAATATTGCTAAACGTAAAAAGTTATTTGGATTGTTTTAA
- a CDS encoding RNA polymerase sigma factor has product MSLKYCRNYQDAEDVLQDSFLKAFDKINQYKNKGSFEGWLRRVVITTALQKYKDKTQLYLVKEEIDVKEEEVSLDESNIDIDVLLSLIQELPDRYRLVFNLYVLDNFSHKEIADLLNISEGTSKSNLSRAKKILKSKLEAYQLKLEKA; this is encoded by the coding sequence TTGAGTTTAAAATACTGTAGAAATTATCAAGATGCAGAAGATGTTCTTCAAGATAGTTTTTTAAAAGCTTTTGATAAAATTAATCAATACAAAAACAAAGGATCTTTTGAAGGATGGTTACGAAGAGTTGTGATTACAACAGCACTTCAAAAATACAAAGATAAAACACAACTTTACTTAGTAAAAGAAGAAATAGATGTAAAGGAAGAGGAGGTAAGTTTAGATGAAAGTAACATTGATATTGATGTATTACTAAGTTTAATTCAAGAACTTCCAGACCGTTACCGTTTGGTTTTCAATCTTTATGTATTAGATAATTTTTCTCATAAAGAAATAGCAGACTTATTAAACATTTCTGAAGGAACATCTAAATCAAATCTATCTAGAGCAAAGAAAATTTTGAAGAGTAAATTAGAAGCATATCAGTTAAAATTAGAAAAGGCATAA
- a CDS encoding isoaspartyl peptidase/L-asparaginase family protein has translation MKTLLTSLSLVFLLISCKTEPEKKEIQNEKINEFAIVIHGGAGTILKKNMTPEKEKAYQDKLKEAIKVGYDILKNGGKSIDAVEQTIHVLENSPLFNAGKGAVFTHEETNELDASIMTGNDLNAGAIAGVTDIKNPISLARKVMENSEHVMLSGKGASVFAKSQGIEIVDSSYFYTENRFKSLQRVKEKMKAELDHDAKTAFYDPIIKDSKFGTVGCVALDKDGNITAGTSTGGMTNKRWNRIGDAPIIGSGTYANNATCGVSSTGWGEYFIRAQVAHDISALMDYKGLSLKEAAKEVIQNKLTKLGGTGGIIAVDKNGNMVFEFNTAGMYRASMNAKGETEVKIYKE, from the coding sequence ATGAAAACCTTATTAACCAGTTTATCTTTAGTATTTCTTTTAATTAGTTGTAAAACAGAACCAGAAAAAAAAGAAATCCAAAATGAAAAAATTAATGAATTTGCTATTGTAATCCATGGTGGAGCTGGAACTATTCTAAAGAAAAACATGACTCCTGAAAAAGAAAAAGCATATCAAGACAAATTGAAAGAAGCAATAAAAGTAGGATATGACATACTTAAAAATGGTGGTAAAAGTATTGATGCCGTTGAGCAAACTATTCATGTTTTAGAAAATTCTCCATTATTTAATGCTGGAAAAGGAGCTGTTTTTACTCATGAAGAAACTAATGAATTAGACGCTTCTATAATGACTGGAAATGATTTAAATGCTGGTGCTATAGCTGGTGTTACTGATATTAAAAACCCAATTTCTCTAGCAAGAAAAGTAATGGAAAACTCTGAACATGTAATGCTTTCTGGCAAAGGAGCTTCTGTTTTTGCTAAATCTCAAGGTATTGAAATTGTTGACTCTAGTTACTTTTACACAGAAAATAGATTTAAATCTTTACAACGTGTTAAAGAAAAAATGAAAGCTGAATTAGATCACGATGCTAAAACTGCTTTTTACGACCCTATTATTAAAGATTCTAAATTCGGAACCGTGGGTTGCGTTGCTTTAGATAAAGATGGAAATATTACTGCCGGAACTTCTACTGGTGGAATGACTAACAAACGTTGGAATAGAATTGGTGATGCTCCAATTATTGGTTCTGGAACTTATGCAAATAATGCTACTTGTGGTGTTTCTTCTACAGGTTGGGGTGAATATTTTATAAGAGCTCAAGTAGCTCACGATATTTCTGCTTTGATGGATTATAAAGGTTTATCGTTAAAAGAAGCTGCAAAAGAAGTTATTCAGAATAAACTTACCAAATTAGGTGGTACAGGTGGAATTATTGCTGTTGATAAAAATGGAAATATGGTTTTTGAATTTAATACCGCAGGAATGTATAGAGCTTCTATGAACGCTAAAGGTGAAACTGAAGTGAAAATTTATAAAGAGTAA
- a CDS encoding enoyl-CoA hydratase/isomerase family protein, which produces MTTTRLNGSLYTHIENKIATIEFGHPASNSFPSELLDRLTKELNTLSNNNTVNIIVLKSEGERAFCAGASFDELVAIDNLDNGKKFFSGFANVINAIRTCSKLVIGRVQGKVVGGGVGLAAACDYVLATEAASIKLSEFTIGIGPFVIAPAVERKIGVSGLAELTLDATSWKNAYWAKDKGLYAKVFDSLSELDKEVNLLAEKLASYNPDALFEMKKTLWEGTENWSELLVERAKITGRLVLSEFTKNALAKFKK; this is translated from the coding sequence ATGACAACAACAAGACTTAACGGAAGTTTATATACACATATAGAGAATAAAATAGCTACAATAGAATTTGGGCATCCTGCCAGTAATTCTTTTCCTAGTGAATTATTAGATCGCTTGACAAAAGAATTGAATACATTATCAAACAACAACACTGTAAATATTATTGTTTTAAAATCTGAAGGAGAACGTGCTTTTTGTGCTGGTGCTTCTTTTGATGAATTAGTTGCAATTGATAATTTAGATAATGGAAAAAAATTCTTTTCCGGATTTGCTAATGTAATTAATGCGATTCGTACTTGTTCGAAATTAGTTATCGGTAGAGTTCAAGGAAAAGTTGTAGGTGGAGGTGTTGGTTTAGCAGCTGCCTGTGATTATGTGTTAGCTACTGAAGCGGCAAGTATTAAACTTTCTGAATTTACTATTGGTATCGGACCTTTTGTTATTGCTCCTGCAGTAGAACGAAAAATTGGAGTAAGTGGTTTGGCAGAATTAACTTTAGATGCTACAAGCTGGAAAAATGCATATTGGGCAAAAGACAAAGGTTTATATGCTAAAGTTTTCGATTCTCTTTCTGAATTAGATAAAGAAGTGAACTTGTTAGCTGAAAAATTAGCTTCTTATAATCCTGATGCTTTATTTGAAATGAAAAAAACACTTTGGGAAGGAACTGAAAACTGGAGTGAATTATTAGTTGAAAGAGCAAAAATTACAGGAAGATTAGTACTTTCTGAGTTTACTAAAAATGCACTAGCTAAATTCAAAAAATAA
- a CDS encoding GNAT family N-acetyltransferase produces the protein MKSIKMVIIEGIPKDTILKELLHLYQTIFDDAKPDFFIDRITTKTDIIIVLTYFENSPVGFKIGYRYNETTFYSWVGGVLPDFRRKGIAQELAKKQEELVKKKGYKKLRTKSMNRFKPMLILNIKNGFDIVQVYTNTSGQQKIVFEKEL, from the coding sequence ATGAAAAGCATAAAAATGGTAATTATTGAAGGTATTCCTAAAGATACTATTTTAAAGGAACTTTTGCACTTGTATCAAACAATTTTCGATGATGCAAAGCCTGATTTTTTTATTGATAGAATTACAACTAAAACAGATATAATAATTGTATTGACTTATTTTGAAAATTCACCAGTTGGATTTAAAATAGGATATCGATATAATGAAACTACTTTTTACAGTTGGGTTGGGGGAGTGTTACCTGATTTCAGAAGAAAAGGAATTGCACAAGAACTAGCTAAGAAACAAGAAGAATTAGTAAAAAAGAAAGGATATAAAAAGCTTCGAACAAAATCGATGAATCGTTTTAAACCAATGCTGATTTTAAATATTAAAAACGGATTTGATATTGTTCAAGTATACACCAATACTAGCGGACAACAAAAGATTGTTTTTGAGAAAGAGTTATAA
- a CDS encoding DUF6970 domain-containing protein gives MRRVFYSLFISLSFMSCLKDENITNFNPTNPLESLQWLKEKKENFERLMNSVKVEIIQFRYEDENVFLINDCIDCTDALTKVYNSFGDVICEFGGIAGVNTCTNFQEEAKLVGVIWRNYNQLIIDKERYDSTDTSNYTITSASVENNILTLEITSSGCSGDSWIMNLIDSEQILESFPIQRNLRLKFINEEACLAIVTREVKFNISKLRSAQYDEMILNLDQWNSPINYNY, from the coding sequence ATGAGAAGGGTCTTTTACAGTTTATTCATTAGTCTTTCATTTATGTCTTGCTTGAAAGACGAAAATATTACAAATTTTAATCCAACAAATCCTTTAGAAAGTTTGCAATGGCTAAAAGAGAAAAAGGAAAATTTTGAAAGATTAATGAATTCTGTAAAAGTAGAAATAATTCAATTCAGGTATGAAGATGAGAATGTGTTTTTAATCAATGATTGTATTGATTGCACCGATGCTTTAACAAAAGTGTATAACAGTTTTGGAGATGTAATTTGTGAGTTTGGAGGTATTGCAGGAGTAAATACGTGTACAAATTTTCAAGAAGAAGCAAAGTTAGTTGGAGTAATTTGGAGAAATTATAATCAGTTGATTATTGATAAAGAAAGATATGACTCTACGGATACTAGTAACTATACTATAACTTCGGCTTCTGTAGAAAATAATATTTTAACGCTCGAAATAACTTCTTCAGGTTGTAGTGGAGATAGTTGGATTATGAATTTAATTGATTCGGAACAAATTCTAGAATCTTTTCCTATTCAAAGAAATTTAAGATTAAAGTTTATTAATGAAGAAGCATGTTTAGCAATAGTAACCAGAGAGGTAAAATTTAATATTTCAAAATTACGATCAGCACAGTATGATGAAATGATATTAAATTTAGATCAGTGGAATTCACCAATAAATTATAATTATTAA